The following proteins are encoded in a genomic region of Dissulfuribacter thermophilus:
- a CDS encoding desulfoferrodoxin, whose amino-acid sequence MAKRLEVYKCNKCGNIIEVLVGGEGELVCCGEPMELLTENTVDAAKEKHVPIIEKIDGGYKVKVGSTPHPMEEKHYIEWIELLADDRSYIAFLKPGMAPEATFKVDAATVAAREHCNLHGLWRG is encoded by the coding sequence ATGGCAAAGAGACTAGAAGTCTATAAATGTAATAAATGTGGTAACATCATAGAAGTGCTCGTCGGCGGCGAAGGAGAACTTGTATGCTGCGGTGAGCCAATGGAATTATTGACGGAAAACACCGTGGATGCTGCAAAAGAAAAACACGTTCCTATTATAGAAAAAATTGACGGCGGTTATAAGGTCAAGGTCGGTAGCACTCCACATCCTATGGAGGAAAAACACTATATAGAGTGGATTGAACTCCTGGCAGACGACAGATCATACATTGCCTTTCTCAAACCAGGAATGGCACCTGAGGCCACTTTTAAGGTGGATGCTGCCACAGTCGCAGCAAGGGAACACTGTAATCTTCACGGACTTTGGAGGGGATAA
- a CDS encoding ferritin → MMNERIEKALNEQMNAELYSAYLYLSMASYFESKGLEGCAHWMKAQTQEELMHAMKFYEFITERGGRAIMKAIDAPPSDWDSPLNVFENALQHEQYVTSLINKLMDLAIEEKDHATQIFLQWFISEQVEEEATAGAVVEKMRLAGESPGGVFMVDRELAQRQMPIPIPQTKE, encoded by the coding sequence ATGATGAACGAACGCATTGAAAAGGCATTGAACGAACAGATGAATGCAGAACTTTATTCCGCGTACCTCTATCTTTCCATGGCATCTTACTTCGAATCAAAAGGACTAGAGGGATGTGCCCATTGGATGAAGGCACAGACACAGGAAGAGTTGATGCACGCAATGAAATTCTACGAGTTCATTACTGAGCGCGGTGGACGCGCCATTATGAAGGCCATCGATGCTCCGCCATCTGACTGGGATTCGCCTTTAAATGTGTTTGAAAACGCGCTTCAACACGAACAATATGTTACGTCCTTGATCAATAAATTGATGGACCTTGCCATTGAAGAAAAAGACCATGCAACCCAAATCTTTTTACAATGGTTTATAAGCGAACAAGTGGAGGAAGAGGCAACTGCAGGGGCCGTTGTCGAGAAGATGCGTCTGGCAGGCGAGAGTCCAGGCGGAGTTTTCATGGTAGATCGGGAACTTGCCCAAAGGCAAATGCCTATTCCAATACCGCAGACAAAAGAATAG
- the rd gene encoding rubredoxin, with protein MQKYKCQVCGYVYDPDIGDDSSGIEPGTAFEDLPDDWVCPICGAEKDQFEPTDD; from the coding sequence ATGCAAAAATATAAATGTCAGGTCTGTGGTTATGTATACGATCCAGATATAGGAGACGACTCCAGTGGGATTGAACCAGGAACAGCATTCGAGGACCTACCTGATGACTGGGTATGTCCTATTTGCGGAGCTGAAAAAGACCAATTCGAACCAACAGATGACTAA
- a CDS encoding FprA family A-type flavoprotein — protein sequence MQTYEIKKDIYWVGAVDWGIRDFHGYSTYAGSTYNAYLMLDEKVVLFDTVKKEFKSDLLHRIRSIIDPEKIDYIVVNHVEMDHSGSLPEIIDIIKPEKIICSTMGEKNLKAHFHREDWPYHVVKTGDSISCGKRTIQFIETRMLHWPDSMFSYIPEEKLLISSDAFGQHLATSQRFDDEVNETVLMYQAQKYYANIITLYSPQVRKLLKSVKDMGIEIDMIAPDHGIIWRKDPMKILNAYEDWSHHRGCKKALVIYDTMWHSTEMMAKAVADGIESQGVNVQLIDLSVNHRSDVMTEVIDSKGICLGSPTLNNGLLPRMAGFLMYMKGLRPTNKYGAAFGSYGWSGESVKLLNKAMEEMKFEIIHEGIRVKYVPDHDTLKLCNELGKKMGEMVKAGCERE from the coding sequence ATGCAGACATACGAAATAAAGAAAGATATTTATTGGGTTGGAGCTGTGGACTGGGGTATCCGTGACTTTCACGGCTACTCAACTTACGCAGGATCTACTTACAACGCATATTTGATGCTCGATGAAAAGGTAGTGCTCTTTGACACGGTTAAGAAGGAATTTAAATCTGATTTATTACACAGGATAAGGTCCATCATTGACCCTGAAAAAATTGATTACATCGTGGTAAATCACGTGGAAATGGACCATAGTGGCTCACTTCCTGAGATCATAGACATAATCAAGCCTGAGAAGATCATCTGCTCCACAATGGGAGAAAAGAACCTCAAGGCCCATTTTCACAGGGAAGACTGGCCCTACCATGTAGTAAAGACAGGAGATAGTATCTCGTGCGGCAAGAGGACCATCCAATTTATAGAGACAAGGATGCTACACTGGCCAGACAGTATGTTTTCCTACATCCCTGAGGAAAAGCTCCTCATCTCCAGCGATGCCTTTGGCCAACATCTGGCCACGAGCCAACGGTTCGACGATGAGGTAAATGAAACTGTGCTCATGTACCAGGCTCAAAAATACTATGCCAATATCATCACTCTCTACTCCCCTCAAGTGCGGAAGCTCCTCAAGTCCGTAAAGGATATGGGCATAGAGATCGACATGATAGCCCCAGATCACGGGATCATCTGGCGTAAAGACCCAATGAAAATATTGAATGCCTATGAAGATTGGTCCCACCACAGGGGATGCAAGAAAGCTTTGGTCATCTACGACACCATGTGGCACAGCACAGAGATGATGGCAAAGGCTGTGGCAGATGGGATAGAATCTCAGGGAGTGAACGTCCAGCTCATCGATCTTTCAGTAAACCATAGAAGCGACGTCATGACAGAAGTAATCGATTCAAAAGGGATCTGCCTGGGCTCTCCAACCCTCAACAATGGGCTTTTGCCCAGAATGGCAGGTTTCCTTATGTACATGAAGGGACTAAGACCCACAAACAAGTACGGAGCAGCATTCGGCTCTTATGGATGGAGCGGTGAATCTGTAAAGCTCCTAAACAAGGCAATGGAAGAGATGAAATTCGAGATCATCCATGAAGGAATAAGGGTCAAGTACGTCCCTGACCATGACACGCTTAAGCTATGCAACGAGCTCGGGAAAAAGATGGGCGAGATGGTGAAGGCAGGCTGTGAAAGGGAATAA
- a CDS encoding DVU0298 family protein, with translation MKGNKNKSGGLRALRKTIEEILLLNKEHIFPALDTLPPKALISPLRTLFLSKNELLRWRSITAFGYVMSKIAQRNVEDARIVMRQLMWTLNDESGGIGWGSPEAMGESMATTRILCEEYGRILLSYIWEEGNYLEYPHLRTGALWGIMRATLAHPDLMTAFCAKDYLVAYLDEEEEEALGLTLLTLTALKEHELVNKTIEERDLHQKRFRIYLNGEFTDVIIGSIPTLQTFNPDA, from the coding sequence GTGAAAGGGAATAAAAACAAATCCGGAGGGCTTAGGGCCCTCCGGAAGACAATTGAAGAAATCCTCCTGCTCAACAAAGAGCACATCTTTCCAGCCCTGGACACACTTCCTCCGAAAGCGCTCATTTCCCCTCTCAGGACCTTATTCTTGAGTAAAAATGAACTCCTCAGGTGGCGCAGTATCACTGCCTTTGGTTATGTGATGTCAAAAATAGCCCAAAGGAACGTAGAAGATGCAAGGATAGTAATGCGTCAGCTCATGTGGACACTCAATGATGAATCCGGCGGGATTGGATGGGGGAGTCCAGAGGCCATGGGAGAATCCATGGCCACCACGAGAATTCTCTGCGAAGAATATGGGCGCATTCTGCTTTCATACATTTGGGAAGAGGGAAATTATCTTGAATATCCACATCTTAGAACCGGTGCCCTTTGGGGGATAATGCGGGCAACACTTGCTCATCCAGACCTGATGACCGCCTTTTGTGCCAAAGACTATCTCGTAGCCTACCTAGATGAAGAGGAGGAAGAGGCCCTGGGCTTGACTCTCCTCACTCTAACTGCCTTAAAAGAACATGAACTCGTGAACAAGACCATCGAGGAGAGGGATCTTCACCAAAAGAGATTTCGCATATACCTAAACGGAGAATTTACGGACGTAATCATTGGTTCCATTCCAACGCTTCAGACCTTCAACCCTGATGCCTAA
- a CDS encoding UbiX family flavin prenyltransferase has protein sequence MHFGQSSGSKPLPILLGVTGASGSIYALKFMELSLDLGLEVHVIISRAGREVVRYELGDEGYDKLVDLSYTVYQEDDLTAPPASGSSLWHAMVVLPCTMGTLSAVANGASRNLIHRACDCFLKERRPLVLAVREAPFNLIHLRNMTRAAEAGAVIYPCMPSFYHGPKTLDHMAEFLAGRIIEFLGIRVEGLKRWNGTNDYVRKFSV, from the coding sequence ATGCACTTTGGCCAAAGCTCGGGCTCTAAGCCGCTTCCTATTCTCCTTGGTGTTACAGGGGCAAGCGGAAGCATCTATGCCCTGAAATTCATGGAGCTATCATTGGACCTTGGCCTAGAGGTCCACGTCATAATTTCCAGGGCAGGAAGAGAGGTTGTACGCTATGAGCTCGGTGATGAAGGCTATGATAAACTCGTGGACCTGTCCTATACCGTCTATCAGGAGGACGACCTCACTGCTCCACCTGCAAGTGGTTCAAGTCTCTGGCATGCAATGGTGGTACTGCCTTGTACTATGGGTACCCTTTCTGCAGTTGCCAATGGTGCATCCAGGAATCTGATCCATAGGGCCTGCGACTGCTTTTTAAAGGAAAGACGCCCTCTTGTACTAGCTGTGCGAGAGGCCCCTTTTAATCTCATTCATCTTAGGAATATGACAAGGGCTGCAGAGGCAGGGGCAGTGATATATCCATGTATGCCGAGCTTTTATCATGGACCAAAGACTCTGGACCACATGGCAGAGTTTTTGGCAGGGAGGATTATAGAGTTTTTAGGCATCAGGGTTGAAGGTCTGAAGCGTTGGAATGGAACCAATGATTACGTCCGTAAATTCTCCGTTTAG
- a CDS encoding menaquinone biosynthesis decarboxylase, with protein MGYRNLQEFIGLLEKKGELVRIKEEVSPYLEITEITDRVCKRHGPALLFERVKGSSLPVLMNAFGSIKRMCLALEVPELDSLGQEVLDFIEAEAPNTLIKKLKIIPKINRLRNAFPKEVKRARCQEIVLKDDDVDLGMLPVLHCWPKDGGPFITLPVVFTKHPETGRRNVGMYRMQVFDKKTTGMHWHTHKDAAYHYRVAESLGQRLPVAVAIGPDPAMTYAATAPLPADIDEVVFAGFLRGSPVELVPCLTVPLEVPANSQIVLEGYVEPGERRIEGPFGDHTGYYSLEDEYPVFHVTCMTMRKDAIYPATIVGQPPQEDCYMAKATERLFLPLIKKTLPEIQDMNLPLEGVFHNLAFVSIDKRYPGHARKVMSALWGLGQMMFAKIICVFDKEVDVQDISQVLWRLGNNVDPKRDIMFVDGPVDALDHAAPLPHYGSKMGIDCTRKWPEEGFTRPWPDVIEMDPEVKKKIDALWPKLGL; from the coding sequence ATGGGATACAGGAATCTGCAAGAGTTTATTGGTTTATTGGAAAAAAAGGGTGAGCTTGTAAGGATAAAAGAAGAGGTAAGTCCTTATCTTGAGATCACTGAGATAACGGACAGGGTCTGTAAACGCCATGGCCCTGCTCTTCTTTTCGAGAGAGTAAAGGGCTCATCGCTTCCAGTCCTCATGAATGCCTTTGGTTCAATTAAGCGTATGTGCCTTGCCCTTGAGGTGCCAGAGCTCGATAGTCTGGGACAAGAGGTCCTGGACTTTATCGAGGCAGAGGCACCTAATACCCTGATTAAAAAGCTCAAGATCATTCCAAAGATCAATCGATTGAGAAATGCCTTTCCAAAGGAGGTAAAGAGGGCCAGGTGCCAGGAGATCGTCCTCAAAGACGATGATGTGGATCTTGGCATGCTTCCAGTGCTCCACTGCTGGCCAAAGGACGGAGGCCCGTTTATCACCCTTCCGGTGGTCTTTACCAAGCATCCAGAGACAGGGAGACGAAATGTCGGCATGTATAGGATGCAGGTCTTTGACAAGAAGACCACTGGAATGCACTGGCACACACACAAAGACGCAGCCTATCATTATCGAGTAGCAGAGAGCTTGGGCCAAAGGCTTCCTGTGGCAGTGGCCATAGGGCCGGATCCTGCAATGACCTATGCTGCTACTGCTCCCCTTCCTGCGGATATAGACGAGGTGGTATTTGCCGGTTTTCTAAGGGGGAGTCCAGTGGAACTGGTTCCGTGTCTTACTGTTCCGTTGGAGGTCCCGGCTAATTCTCAGATCGTCTTGGAAGGCTATGTGGAACCAGGGGAAAGGAGGATTGAAGGTCCTTTTGGGGACCATACAGGTTATTATTCCCTGGAAGATGAATACCCTGTATTCCATGTTACCTGCATGACCATGAGAAAGGATGCCATTTATCCTGCCACTATCGTGGGACAGCCTCCTCAAGAGGACTGCTACATGGCAAAGGCAACAGAACGGTTGTTCTTGCCTTTGATCAAGAAGACACTTCCTGAGATCCAGGATATGAATCTCCCACTTGAGGGAGTGTTTCACAATCTTGCATTTGTATCCATAGACAAACGCTATCCTGGCCATGCACGCAAGGTGATGAGTGCACTTTGGGGCCTTGGACAGATGATGTTTGCAAAGATCATCTGTGTGTTTGACAAGGAAGTAGATGTTCAGGACATCAGTCAGGTGCTTTGGCGTCTGGGAAACAATGTTGATCCCAAAAGAGACATCATGTTTGTAGACGGTCCTGTGGATGCCCTGGATCATGCTGCCCCCTTGCCCCACTATGGGAGCAAAATGGGTATAGACTGTACGAGAAAGTGGCCTGAAGAGGGCTTTACCAGGCCATGGCCTGATGTCATTGAGATGGACCCTGAGGTGAAAAAGAAGATCGATGCACTTTGGCCAAAGCTCGGGCTCTAA
- a CDS encoding U32 family peptidase has product MKKEKLGRCEILAPAGTKEAFCAAIEAGADAVYVGLKAFNARAFAQNFSLEELNALRALSSQRGVKLFVTLNSIIKENELGNLIDTLAALEHIGIDAIIIQDLGTWRIAKKFFPKLRMHASTLMTIHNCLGVKTAHKMGFKRVVLAREMTIEEIRECSKAAPIELECFIFGAMCFTYSGLCLFSSLFGGKASTRGRCVQPCRRIYKSRGSKSGAYFSMLDLNALELLHDLKEAGISSFKIEGRLRPAHYVYHAVKAARIILDSKPGDSKALEEAMRVADSALGRSSSTGFFLYDRASSPPVRPELAPNTGKFIGKIKNINKDSFLLESNFEILSGDRLRFLSKDRTKQAIIKAKDIKKINTSLWEISGALSKEFAGGLCFLTDRKKSPFKKIDIRPLPIDYKRPKNKAARVKKQLAQTPAKPTKFKEPNIWVRVRSLKDLGALSSFKDIKGFYLPVSLVKHHKKVPNFSIPITWYLPPVILEKDVPWYKEALQRLKKAGFRGFQVSNLGALSLFTDLKGVKISASYHVNCLNSFSVEALNDLGLTGVEFSVETDKANLEAVLKKQLPIPIDIVIYGHLPVFTTRLSKHPWLKATDVIESPKGEEFLWEQRSDVGFLLFKLPFSLINKLGYLKRLPVRRWVIDLSFGTPAWVIRKKGGGKSILRGIRGPHKGFNLDTELL; this is encoded by the coding sequence TTGAAGAAAGAAAAACTTGGTAGATGTGAAATTCTTGCCCCTGCCGGCACCAAAGAGGCCTTTTGTGCCGCAATAGAGGCAGGAGCAGACGCAGTGTACGTGGGTCTCAAGGCCTTCAATGCAAGGGCCTTTGCCCAAAATTTCTCCCTAGAAGAGCTAAACGCCCTTCGGGCTCTTTCAAGCCAAAGGGGTGTAAAACTCTTTGTCACCTTGAATTCCATCATAAAAGAAAATGAGTTAGGTAATCTCATCGATACCCTGGCCGCCCTCGAACACATAGGGATTGATGCAATCATCATCCAGGATCTTGGCACTTGGCGGATTGCAAAGAAATTCTTCCCAAAACTCCGCATGCACGCAAGCACCCTCATGACCATACACAACTGTCTGGGTGTTAAAACGGCCCATAAAATGGGATTCAAAAGGGTGGTCCTTGCAAGGGAGATGACTATTGAAGAGATAAGGGAATGCTCAAAGGCTGCTCCCATAGAGCTTGAGTGTTTCATATTTGGCGCCATGTGTTTTACCTACTCAGGCCTGTGTCTCTTTAGCAGCCTCTTTGGAGGCAAGGCCAGCACCCGTGGAAGGTGCGTACAGCCCTGCAGAAGGATATATAAGAGCCGGGGTTCTAAGAGCGGTGCCTATTTTTCAATGCTAGACCTAAACGCCCTCGAGCTTTTACACGACTTAAAAGAGGCTGGAATCTCTTCTTTTAAAATCGAGGGAAGATTGAGGCCAGCCCACTACGTATACCATGCAGTAAAGGCAGCAAGAATAATCCTGGATTCAAAACCTGGAGACTCAAAGGCCTTGGAAGAGGCCATGAGAGTGGCAGACAGCGCACTTGGAAGGAGTTCTTCTACGGGCTTCTTCTTATACGACAGGGCTTCTTCCCCTCCTGTTCGCCCTGAGCTGGCGCCAAACACAGGAAAGTTTATAGGAAAGATAAAGAACATAAATAAAGACAGTTTCTTATTGGAATCCAACTTCGAGATCTTGTCTGGAGACAGGCTCAGATTCCTGTCAAAAGATCGGACCAAACAGGCCATTATCAAGGCAAAAGACATAAAAAAGATCAATACCAGCCTCTGGGAGATCAGCGGTGCCCTTAGTAAAGAATTTGCAGGAGGCCTTTGTTTTCTAACCGACAGAAAAAAAAGTCCTTTCAAGAAAATAGACATCCGGCCTCTTCCCATCGACTATAAAAGGCCCAAAAACAAGGCTGCAAGGGTCAAAAAACAACTGGCTCAAACTCCTGCCAAACCCACTAAGTTCAAAGAGCCCAATATATGGGTGAGAGTTCGTAGTCTCAAGGACCTTGGCGCCCTATCCTCCTTTAAAGACATAAAGGGTTTTTATCTTCCAGTCTCTCTAGTCAAACATCATAAAAAAGTACCCAACTTCTCCATTCCCATTACCTGGTATCTGCCCCCTGTTATCCTAGAAAAAGATGTTCCATGGTACAAAGAGGCCTTGCAAAGGCTGAAAAAGGCAGGTTTTCGTGGATTTCAGGTCTCAAACCTGGGAGCCCTTTCCCTATTTACAGACCTAAAGGGGGTAAAAATCAGTGCCTCCTACCATGTAAACTGCCTAAATTCGTTTTCAGTTGAGGCCTTAAACGATCTTGGACTAACCGGAGTTGAATTTTCAGTAGAGACAGATAAGGCAAATCTCGAGGCTGTTTTAAAGAAACAGCTTCCCATCCCTATAGATATCGTCATCTACGGCCATCTTCCCGTGTTCACAACCAGGCTCTCCAAACACCCATGGCTAAAGGCAACAGATGTGATCGAGAGCCCAAAAGGGGAGGAATTTCTCTGGGAACAAAGATCCGATGTAGGTTTCCTCCTGTTTAAGCTACCATTTAGTTTGATCAATAAACTGGGTTATCTCAAAAGACTACCTGTGAGAAGGTGGGTAATAGACCTATCCTTTGGTACTCCAGCATGGGTCATC